TGGCGTCTTTCTCTTCCTCATTGTTAGCTGTCTCGATATGAAAATCAGTAATGGTGCCTCTATTCGAATCCTCAAATTTTACAATTGATTCTACATgagttttttcattttcctcAGTATTCTCTTGCGTTAATTCCATTATTGGAATTTCAGTTGTCTAAGTCTGTCAATAAGTAAAATCTAAAGAAAGCGAGCTTAAGCACAGTACACTAAATGCATTAAAAGGAACTACAAGCCAAAccaaaatacaaaagaaatggGGTCTGTCAAAACAAGttgaaatttaaacaaGTCGTATATTAATATCAAGCTTAATTAAAGGAGACAATTATTTCAACCTTGACGGACGAACTAACCATGCCTATATAACTCACAGAGGTTACTGCGGTATCTTCAAGAAgattaaacaaaaaaaaaaaaaaaggaaagaacGCAAATACaccaaataataaatatttttagcCCAGATAATCTCATCCAAGACAATCACTAATGTAGCAGAATTGGATAGAAAACAAGACAAAACTGCAAAAGAAGATTCCATTAAATTTCGtgaaattaaatcaaatacTCATAAACACCCAAATATTAACCCAATTTGCGAAGGCCAGCTCGTGTTCTGTGtagctttttttggtttgcaTATGCTTCATTAGAAAGCTCGTCTAACATGGAGTTTTGCTCGACAACTTCTTGATTAATCATTTTCGAAAGCTCCTTCTGCCTTTGAATAATAGGCAATAACGATTCTGCTTGCATATCTTGATCTTCCATAGTTTGATTCTGCATGTTGTACAGTCCTACATTATCAAGCTTTTTTGTTGTCTGTGTCTCTGGCATTCTGTTTTTTCCAAGGACTCTGTTCAAAGAGGTATTAGATTGTTTGTCAGTAGATGCAGATAATGGGCGAAAGGGAGAACTAGGATTAGAAGAGTTTAATTGAGATGAGGCAGAAGGAGGAGCGACTGGGCtgtttgcatttttaaCTAACCGTTTAAATGACAAGAATTCAGAACCAAGCTGTTCTAACATATCTTTTCGTCGAAGGATTTCTCCTGGACCAAGAGCATTTGCTAATTCTAATTTGTCTAACGATTCTGAAAGGTTATCCATTAGCGACTTTATTGCATAGACATTCTTTGTTTGAACTCCTATCGTAATGCTTTTTCCACTCATTAAGTCAACTCGGTACATATGTAAATTACGTTTACAATCTTGAAATACTTGAATCCAATCTGTCGGACCCAAAAACTGACCCTGTGTTTCATCTTCCGATTcatctttaatatttagaaattttttaaccaCAGGCATTTTTATCCATGGCGTTTCTGAAAGGCATTGAACGTAAGCTTGTAAAGCAAGTCGTCGAGATTCACGtaacttttcatttgtcACAGTTGAAGAAACCCAAGATTTAGAGGGGAGTTTGCAAAGTCTACTGTTGTAGTCATTTGGCCGAATTTGAGCATCCAAAGCAACGAATTCATTGAACCGACGAAATACAACATGTTTCCCACCATTCGGAAATGCTACTTCAATATGGTAAACCGTCCATCGTGAATATTCATCAGAAGACTAGTTgtaagtaaaaattaaaggaatAAAGCTTACTTGAGACGTTTCTggtattttaatttttagcGCCATACTTGCTATGAACAGGTTGATCAACAATGAGTTCATGAACAACAGACTACTGTATCGGATTTACTGCACTATCGTTATAAAACTGTATAATGTAGAATTTGAGCTTTCAAATAGTATAGGTTCTATTAGTTGaataaagataaatttCAGTTTCATGATGCTTTAGATCCTTTAAACCTCATGTTTTCCTTGATGCGCGAGATGCCTTTACGATTATCGAATTGGCAGGTATTGAAAGAAAGTTTACCAGTTTGCAATAGatttagaaattaaaataatgaattagGTTAGTATATTATCTTATACCTTTAAACACTTTATAGTCAGATTAttgagtattttttttggcacTCGTGAACGGTGCAACTTACAAGTAATTACAATACCTAAACAGAAGAACGGCAAAATCTTAACGAAGCTTAGTAATAAACagaaattgtttattttctatattTTCCTACATGGATTGGTTGCAAGCGCGACTTGCCTAAAGTATTAAAAGCACAGAATAAACGCCAGATCGTAACATTATGCAAAAGTGTAAGTATAGGTAGATTCCAAATAACAACAGTACTCTGATATGCATAAAGATTTTTCACTTAAAATACATGTCATGTAAATATAAAGGCCCCACAGATGATATATAATAGTACTAGTGGAACTTAACAACTGTTTTTTCATATCACGAGAGGGAAAAATATACAGCGAAAAGACTTCTCACATTTGCTTAAAGTATAACCATATACTGCTTTTGAACGATCATCCAATTCAAACTATGCGACCCTAATAGATGAGAATAAAGGACGAAACATCCCACAATGGatatcttttaaaagaGTTCGGAATCAATTTGAAACCACAGTCATTAAATTACATATATTCATAGTCAGTTCCACACATGATGTTCAACtcagaaagaagaaatctGCCTCCTTCATCAGAAATAAATTCCACCgtgaaaacgaaaaatgaaaaagagaagaaaaagggCATTAACCTGATGAAAAAAGTTTGACGTTACCTCACTGAAATTATTGAACACGAGTAAAGACATATAGacaaatttggaaaatccCATAACAGATACAATGAATTAAGATAAGCCCATGAGAACTTCCACCAGGAAGTAAACAACCAACTAACTACattacaagaaaaaaaatgatgtaAAAGAAACAGAACTCGAACTTTACAGAGACAATGCCCAGCAGATAAAAGTGATAATCCAAATTTGTGACAAGTAAGCACCCACCACTTGGAACATGGCGGACCAATtcattgaaaacaaaattgaaTAAGGAATAAAGCAATTCCACAGAGTAAGGaaaatcatcaaaaataatgattgGGGAATAGGCCTTTCACTAAACACGACTCTTTGAATAACGTAACCAATTGGTACATGGGCAAGATATTGTAACGGGAGCGGAGGGGCAACGAGACTAGTAACAACGTTATGGGAGTTTCCAAGAATAAGACCGTTTAAGAATATCTTTTGTGATATATAATTAAGCACGCTGATCAATACACTCGCCATAATTGTGAATAGGAAAGAGACACTATACTGTGTGTTGACTTGGTTTGAACATTTGATGGGGTTAGCTCTAGAGAAACAGCGCGCCACTAGCAAAGAAATGGCGTCAATTATGAATGCCCAAGCAATTTGACTCAAAGGAGTAAGGTAGTAGGTCGAGAGAAGCACGTATACTGGATATTTCGTAAGTAAAAGCCATCCATAACCTAGGTTGAATTTCTGCAACAGAAGAGATTGACCAACGTGCATAataattgataaataaCTCTTTCAATCCATTGTTAGTAAATCTAAACTTATATAATGATCTGCATACCATCCAGTAAGGAATATCACTTTCCACCACCCCCGTGGAAGCTAATAATCGTGGATTGAGGTGATAATTTAGCAAGCCATAAGTTAACGTGTGTAAAAATAGGTAAATGGACACCTTTATGGTGTTTGAAGACGAACAGCACTTCGATCCTGACATTTTGCGAATATTGGTAGTTTTCATATAGTTTGTCATCGATGAACACACAAGTAACGATTGATCAGGTAACAGTATCTTCAAACAATGGAGTCTGTGAAATGGTAAATAATGAATCAGCAGGAAACCAGGATCCTTTGAATTTAGGTAGTAAGTCTATGGAAAAccaaaattatatttttcttgaaattCCGTGTTATTAAATCTCTAGGATTAGTTTGCAAGAAAGTGTTCTCCGTGCAAACATTAGAACCGTGGGATTTTAAGCATAAAATGGgtacaaaatgaaatataaaaacaaagaatgaCCGATGCCTTTATTACCATGAATAATTATGTGTTTTGAATTATccctaaaaaaaaaaaacattacctttattttcactttattaaaataattttaactTATTCATGGAGTTGGTTCATTAACTTAAATGATCGTAAATaataatccaaaaaacCTTATACTGCTAATTTACTagtacctttttttttattttattcttttttaaaaaagaaaaaagggGAAATTAGCGACATATATTATGgacttaaatttttctaagtACATTACTTTACGTATATGCAACGATTAAAATCAAACTGAAGTAAAAAggtgattttttataattccTAAAgtcaaacaaaataattatttaataacatAAAAACCATGAGGTGATTGACTTGAGCGgtaatttaatatatcaaataatttatgTTATTTCAAATCTCTCTTCCCTTAATAATCTGATAATCTATAGTCACTGAGAACAcatatataataaaaaatgtgctatttcaaaatatttattccATTATAGGTAGCTTCATTTTTCATGAGAGAATCGCCAGTgtatattgaaaattcataaaaataaaaagctaAATATTTCGGACAATTGAGACAAAAAAACctataaatatatatgtacatattaaaataattttttgaaatttattagaatAATCAAGCTCAAGCTTTTGCattgaaaagaatttatACATAAAACATGAATGTCTaagtataaaaatttgaattaacTAGTTGCTTATATTTCTACCTTTGACATAATGttattaaagaaaggaaataaatacaTCTGaacgaaataaattataagtTTATAGGTAAAATGGTTATACAAAGGTGGAAGTACTGTTGGCGTAACTTATTTTTCTGAAGCATTAATGCAAACACCAAACCCGTGCCAACATTAATACTCCATATCTGAAAGAGATAAGTTATTCTATATAGTAAAAAGCTAAATGATTATCAACAAAGTCGATACAATTGCTATATCGGATTTTATATTCACTGATACTCAAAGAATATCAAAATACAATTACTGCATTCTTTACAAATTctggatttctttttggtttaaaaagaattcatTGAGGCGATTTGAGGATTAGCAGCATATATGTCAAACATTTAAAAGTGTAAACAAAGTATAGAAGAGCTAGCAAATAGCGGAAAAAGGAACGCCCAAAAactttattaatattaaatatagaAATTTCTTATGAAATGGCAAGTTTAATTCAAATATGCCAAAAATCTCCTTGTTTTAACAATCGAGAAAACACAGGAATTCACAAAATAGCCATGTACTTGAAAGTCCTTCATCGCGAATGTATTATTGCATTTAACATATATTGTTCCAATTGTACTGCCAGACAAACCagaataatatttttaacaacatAGCGTGTTCAAAAACTCAACTTGACTTTTCATCaattaatcattttttgtcGAAATCGTTACAAGTATTTGAGAGAGCGTAATGATTACATTACTTAAATCCAGCTGATGATGTACAAAAGATAATAATTGcggtttttgaaaatgaaagcGAAGTTTAGAAAAGGGCTTGCTATGTGCATACTGAATGTTTAAGCAACATAAAGACGATTCTATTCGAAAACCGTGCAGAAATACAAGACTTGCTGTTTCGTTTGCTAGATCAATCGATAGTCAAGattattttatacattAATAAATAGTAAGGTAACTGAtcaatcaataaatttaacCAACAAATTGTTTCTCGCCATGTAATagttttagaattttttagatatttACCAAATAGTGATACAGAGCGCGAATCATGATAGTGAGTTCTTGAGAGGACTACCATATCGCTTTCATCGATTACAAGCTAgttaaatcattaaattatcTTTTGCATTCGGAACGATCTTCCTCACTATTCCCTTTCCTTCTGATGCTATTCGCTCAGTTTTCGCATTCCATTACCAACTTACTCCCCTCTCTTTCAATGGTAAGTAAAGGGATATCGAGATGTTGAAAACAATGGTTTGGATCGAttttaatcaatttcaattagGCTAGTTCAACtatttacaatattttcttCCGAAGAAACTCTTCATTCTACGCAACTATATTTGTGTCtgctttttttgctaaaatgTATGTGGAATTGTGTTGTTTAACTATTATCGAATGATTCAATTATACTAATGTTCTAGTGGATTTGACGTTTTTACAGACAGTGTTTGGAAGCGTGCCAATGCTGGGGTATGTATTTTCGATTAGTGAATGATTGAAGCGACTGTGGATATCGAGTGCTAACAAGACGATAGTTAACATGGGACGAGGTTAAGCCTCGTTTTCTCAACAAAGACGAAGATGCTGAGGATGATGAATAAAAGAATCATTTGACTTTGGATTTTCtcaattcttttgtttgttaTTGACTGCTTTAGCTTATTGTTTTCTCTCCTTTGAGGACTGATTTTGAACTTGTTTTGAAATCACCAAATACCCCATTTAAAAAGTCTATCTTCAGTGTTATCGTTCCCTTTATGTTTGCCCACGCTGTATGAAGTGTTGGGTGCATTCAGTTGCACGATTTGAACTGGCAAGCAGCTGTTTAAGATTATAGCTGGTTTACTAAATAACGAAcattatcattttcattaaaatacCTAATAACCAGTTTTAAAAGAACTGCTGTAAGAAGTTGGTAATTATTAGtgtattcaaaatttcatctACCAGGCGTGTGTGAACACCACATCACTCAGAGttgaattgttttaaagcttgtaagtatatttttgaaaaagtaatttgaACTATGAGTGTGACTCAACCTTTACCAGACGTTAGTTGCATACGATTTGAAATCTTCAAATACTTACGAACAACTCGttacatttcaaatttaatacATTAACAAGAGTGTAAGCTTGCTATAAAATGAGTCTAATGCCTCATTggcaaaaatgaaaagagtGAGaatagtaaataaaacttcaaaaaagtaatgaGATTATGCAAAAAGCAGATTGTCCATTTAATAACGGGATAGTTTGATCTTGAACAAACATAAGTCTTCATGCAATAGAGCTAATGCAAATATTTAGGTGAACCAGGAACCACGATatgatttttaataacttaaccaaatcaaaattaaatacGATAAACCACATTATCTGAAAACATGATCTTGTTCTGAGCGTCCATTTCTTTAAGTGCCACAATAGCTTCTTCTCTCGAAAATCCTACATCATCCTCgatattattaattgattCCAAAACATCTTCCAAAGAGGCACACTCTTCTGAGAACAGCTCGGATTTTGTAAGGGAAGCCAACCGGGCCATGAACACAGACATCTTCTCACGAGGTAATGAAACTGTGCTCTGCTCGCTCACAGATGCCGACACTTCAGAAGCCACGCTAGTGCCTGTATTGATGTTACGGTCACTGCTGGCTAGCTCTCTCGATGTAGCTGGTAAGGTCGAGTGAGTGGAAGGCCATGATAACTGGGTATTTGATGTTCCTACATTATAGGAACCAGCTGTTCCAGCGATACTTGAACCAATCTCCGAACCAGATTCTTGACTTTGCGAAGTTGCATTCTGAGATCGGGTAACTCTTCTCGATCCCGAATCAATGACCATGTTTGTatccatttcttcttcagattCCTCAATATCCATGTCATCGGAATTATCGTCTTCTGAGTCAAACTCTTCACCAGCCTCTAGGCGTTGTTTTTTGTGCTTCTTCCTTTTCGGTTTAACAACTTCACGAAACAAAGCATAAcgcaaaattttttccgCAGCCTTTGCATCTTTGACTTCCACAACTGAGCTCAAACGTGCTTTGGCGTGAGCAGTACTTAATCGAATCAAGGTTTCTAAAGTACGTGCCGTCAAGGGACTTGTGCGCCGCTGGTTTCCTTGTAAATCGTCATTTCGTAACCCACAATAAATATTGGTAATGTACTCAGCGGTTGCTTGATTCAGAATAGGGTGGATACGAGATTTTGCATACTGAATATATTTCCGCACAAAGTTGATGTTAAGcaattctttcttcttcgtTCGAGCATTCGCATGCAAAAGACTTGAAAATGTTTCCCAGACTGGAGTCTCAACTTCCTGTTCAACGTTTTCCGTAGAGACACCAGCAGCGTTTGTAGCTCCAACGTTTAATACACTGTTTAAGGAATCACGAACCGGCGTACCTGGCTCAACACCAGGAGGCAAGTAACGATGCATTCTCAATACATGCTCACTGAGAGCACGGTCCTTTTTATCATCGATATCATCTGTAACAATGAAAAGAAGGTCAAAACGCGAAAGCATAGAATCTGGAAGTGCTATATTTTGGTGAGGATCTTTACGAATATCGTATTGTCCATATATAGGATTTGCAGCGGCAATCACACTACACCGAGCATTAAGCGAAGTATGAATACCGGCTTTAGCAATCGTAACTGTCTGTTGTTCCATAACTTCATGAATAGCAACTCTATCTATGTCACTCATCTTGTCAAACTCATCAATGCAAACCACGCCACGGTCTGCTAATACCATGGCACCAGCCTCTAAACGACGCTCGCCAGTTTCTTTATCTGTGGTCACTGCAGCAGTTAAACCTACGCCAGAAGAACCACGACCAGTCGTAGCTATAGCAAGTGGAGCGGTATTAAGTACAAATCTAAGAAGTTGAGATTTTGCAGTGGACGGATCACCAACcatcaaaatatttatatcaCCACGAATATGAGTTCCATTcgtcaaatttttttcagttCCTCccagaagaagaagtaaaATTGCTTGCTTGACGTATTCATAGCCATAAATACTGGGAGCAAGACTCGTAGAGAGAAGTTCaaacacatttttttttctggccaatttatttatgttaCGAATATCAGCATCAGTGATGTCTAATGCACCACCACCAACATTTCCCAAACCAGGTTTATTCCCTAACAAAACAACATTGTTCGCTAGCAGCACAGTTCGAAACGTCGCGCTTGTATTACCAGATGTTTTAGACCCCATAGAACGATATTGTCCTACTATATTAACACGATCACCAGGTTTAACAGTATCAACTAAGTCATCATCCAACAAAATGTCAATTGATCTAGGAAGTTGTCCTGGTGGTGCACGTTCAGGCATTTCCTGAAGAGAAATTGACTGATGATCGCGAAAGGTGCTGAAGCCAAATTCTATTGATAGGGGATTACCGTTTTCGTCTTGTGTTGGATATACAGTGGATTGAAAGCTAAGGCCGCCATTCATAGTAGCATCGGCATATTGTTTGAAATGATGTCTTTTTGTAGCTTCGCAGTAATGAACAGATTTAATTACTTTAGGACGAACAAAAGAGCAGCGCGTAACAATTCCTTCCAGAGAAATCATCTTATTTAAATGCATGGCTCTCAAAGTACGTGGATTCACATGGTGGTCACCAAACGATCCCCTGAAACCCACGTAAAACAGCTTATCCTTTAGGTCCTTATGAACAACAGGATCTATGAGAGTGCTAACTACATTTCTCAATGCCTCATCAAAAGGTTCCACATATTCAAGAGGCTTCAAAAGAACACCATCAGCTAATTC
Above is a genomic segment from Schizosaccharomyces pombe strain 972h- genome assembly, chromosome: III containing:
- the vsl1 gene encoding SNARE protein Vam7, with the protein product MALKIKIPETSQSSDEYSRWTVYHIEVAFPNGGKHVVFRRFNEFVALDAQIRPNDYNSRLCKLPSKSWVSSTVTNEKLRESRRLALQAYVQCLSETPWIKMPVVKKFLNIKDESEDETQGQFLGPTDWIQVFQDCKRNLHMYRVDLMSGKSITIGVQTKNVYAIKSLMDNLSESLDKLELANALGPGEILRRKDMLEQLGSEFLSFKRLVKNANSPVAPPSASSQLNSSNPSSPFRPLSASTDKQSNTSLNRVLGKNRMPETQTTKKLDNVGLYNMQNQTMEDQDMQAESLLPIIQRQKELSKMINQEVVEQNSMLDELSNEAYANQKKLHRTRAGLRKLG
- the bqt3 gene encoding bouquet formation protein Bqt3, with translation MSGSKCCSSSNTIKVSIYLFLHTLTYGLLNYHLNPRLLASTGVVESDIPYWMSYLSIIMHVGQSLLLQKFNLGYGWLLLTKYPVYVLLSTYYLTPLSQIAWAFIIDAISLLVARCFSRANPIKCSNQVNTQYSVSFLFTIMASVLISVLNYISQKIFLNGLILGNSHNVVTSLVAPPLPLQYLAHVPIGYVIQRVVFSERPIPQSLFLMIFLTLWNCFIPYSILFSMNWSAMFQVVGAYLSQIWIITFICWALSL
- the qcr9 gene encoding putative ubiquinol-cytochrome-c reductase complex subunit 9, with amino-acid sequence MASSTIYNIFFRRNSSFYATIFVSAFFAKIGFDVFTDSVWKRANAGLTWDEVKPRFLNKDEDAEDDE
- the mcm3 gene encoding MCM complex subunit Mcm3 yields the protein MTELLADEVFKDRVRIFQEYLEHDTDDANVTLYQEAILRMLNMGQRRLIVNIDELRDYNRELADGVLLKPLEYVEPFDEALRNVVSTLIDPVVHKDLKDKLFYVGFRGSFGDHHVNPRTLRAMHLNKMISLEGIVTRCSFVRPKVIKSVHYCEATKRHHFKQYADATMNGGLSFQSTVYPTQDENGNPLSIEFGFSTFRDHQSISLQEMPERAPPGQLPRSIDILLDDDLVDTVKPGDRVNIVGQYRSMGSKTSGNTSATFRTVLLANNVVLLGNKPGLGNVGGGALDITDADIRNINKLARKKNVFELLSTSLAPSIYGYEYVKQAILLLLLGGTEKNLTNGTHIRGDINILMVGDPSTAKSQLLRFVLNTAPLAIATTGRGSSGVGLTAAVTTDKETGERRLEAGAMVLADRGVVCIDEFDKMSDIDRVAIHEVMEQQTVTIAKAGIHTSLNARCSVIAAANPIYGQYDIRKDPHQNIALPDSMLSRFDLLFIVTDDIDDKKDRALSEHVLRMHRYLPPGVEPGTPVRDSLNSVLNVGATNAAGVSTENVEQEVETPVWETFSSLLHANARTKKKELLNINFVRKYIQYAKSRIHPILNQATAEYITNIYCGLRNDDLQGNQRRTSPLTARTLETLIRLSTAHAKARLSSVVEVKDAKAAEKILRYALFREVVKPKRKKHKKQRLEAGEEFDSEDDNSDDMDIEESEEEMDTNMVIDSGSRRVTRSQNATSQSQESGSEIGSSIAGTAGSYNVGTSNTQLSWPSTHSTLPATSRELASSDRNINTGTSVASEVSASVSEQSTVSLPREKMSVFMARLASLTKSELFSEECASLEDVLESINNIEDDVGFSREEAIVALKEMDAQNKIMFSDNVVYRI